The following are encoded together in the Pleurocapsa sp. FMAR1 genome:
- a CDS encoding photosystem II manganese-stabilizing polypeptide — translation MRYRTIIASLLALCLGVLTACSNSSKVSRNELTYDDIVNTGIANTCLELPNSSRGSIAIESGKNYTIRDLCLEPREYFVREEPVNKRQKAEYIQGKLLTRYTSSLDQIQGKIDPNSDGTLTFTEIDGLDFQPATVLLPGGKEVPFLFTMKQFVGTTLGSANSINTSTDFEGEFNVPSYRGQVFLDPKGRSLASGYDNAVALPGLADDSRFSNANVKEFVSRKGKMSLNVTKIDGETGEIAGVFESEQPSATDLGAEEPEEVKVRGIFYGRIESNV, via the coding sequence ATGAGATACCGTACAATTATTGCTAGCCTCCTGGCACTATGCTTGGGAGTGCTAACAGCCTGTAGTAATTCTAGTAAAGTAAGCAGAAACGAATTAACTTACGACGATATTGTTAACACTGGAATAGCTAACACCTGTTTAGAGTTGCCCAATAGCAGTCGTGGGTCTATCGCTATTGAATCAGGTAAAAACTATACTATTCGCGATTTGTGCCTAGAACCTAGAGAATATTTCGTTAGAGAAGAACCCGTTAATAAACGTCAAAAAGCTGAATATATCCAAGGCAAATTATTAACTAGATATACTTCTAGTCTCGATCAAATTCAAGGCAAAATTGACCCCAACTCTGATGGAACTTTAACTTTCACCGAGATCGATGGTCTTGATTTCCAACCAGCTACGGTTTTGCTACCTGGCGGGAAAGAAGTTCCTTTCTTGTTTACTATGAAGCAATTTGTTGGCACTACTCTAGGTAGTGCTAATTCTATCAATACTTCAACCGACTTTGAGGGCGAATTTAATGTGCCTTCCTATCGTGGTCAAGTTTTCTTAGATCCAAAAGGACGTAGCCTTGCTAGTGGTTATGATAATGCCGTTGCTTTACCTGGGTTAGCAGATGACTCTAGATTTTCTAACGCCAACGTCAAAGAGTTTGTTTCTCGTAAGGGCAAAATGTCTCTTAACGTCACCAAAATAGACGGTGAGACTGGAGAGATTGCTGGCGTATTTGAAAGCGAGCAACCTTCTGCTACTGATTTAGGTGCAGAAGAACCAGAAGAAGTTAAAGTTCGTGGTATTTTCTATGGCAGAATTGAATCTAATGTTTGA
- a CDS encoding RNA polymerase sigma factor SigF — protein sequence MTACISKDIKIDSLFLFQEYQQKPNTNIRNQIMELNFGLVKKEAYHWMNQCNESYEDLLQVGSIGLIRSIERFSVEKGNAFSSFAIPYIRGEIQHYLRDKSSTLRIPRRWLELRQQSVAFVHNFREEYHRQPTNLEIANYLSVSVKEWQDIKLAYQNRKPLSLDISVNNDVENQTSLGDMVADPKNRSFQLAHEDRIRLQQALSELEERTRDVLEFVFLHDLTQKETAKMLGISVVTVSRQMKKGLNLLKKSMTQENP from the coding sequence ATGACGGCTTGTATTAGCAAAGATATTAAAATAGACAGTCTTTTTCTATTTCAGGAATACCAACAAAAACCAAACACAAATATCCGTAATCAGATTATGGAGCTAAACTTTGGTTTAGTAAAAAAAGAAGCTTATCATTGGATGAATCAATGCAATGAGAGTTACGAGGATTTATTACAGGTTGGTTCTATTGGCTTGATTAGATCGATTGAACGTTTTAGTGTTGAAAAAGGCAATGCTTTTAGTTCTTTTGCAATTCCTTATATTAGAGGTGAAATTCAACACTATCTTCGAGACAAAAGTAGTACTCTAAGGATTCCTAGACGCTGGTTAGAATTAAGGCAACAATCGGTAGCCTTTGTACATAATTTTCGAGAAGAATATCATCGTCAGCCAACCAATTTAGAAATTGCCAACTATCTGAGCGTGTCAGTTAAGGAGTGGCAAGATATTAAGCTGGCATATCAAAATCGTAAACCTTTAAGTCTAGATATTTCTGTTAATAATGACGTAGAAAACCAAACTAGTCTTGGTGATATGGTTGCCGATCCAAAAAATCGTAGTTTTCAGTTGGCTCATGAAGATAGAATACGTTTACAGCAGGCTTTATCAGAATTAGAAGAACGAACTAGAGATGTTTTAGAGTTCGTTTTTCTGCATGACTTAACTCAAAAAGAGACAGCGAAAATGCTAGGAATTAGCGTCGTAACTGTTTCTCGTCAAATGAAAAAAGGTTTAAATTTACTAAAAAAATCAATGACTCAAGAAAACCCATAG
- a CDS encoding PAP/fibrillin family protein, with the protein MSKKAELLEAIAGKNRGLLANEIDNVKVLSAIQQLEDTNPTKNPLEAKDLLNGDWRLLYTTSKSLLGLDRFPLLKLGQIYQCIRVPQAKVYNIAEIIGLPMLEGLVSVAASFEPVSERRVNVMFERSIVGLQRLLSYNTPAKLIQQIESGKKFLPLDFKIDRGDQKGWLDITYLDEDIRIGRGNEGSVFVLTKEVA; encoded by the coding sequence ATGAGTAAGAAAGCAGAATTGTTAGAAGCGATCGCTGGTAAAAATCGGGGCTTGCTGGCTAACGAAATTGATAATGTTAAAGTCCTCTCGGCAATCCAACAGTTAGAAGATACTAATCCTACCAAAAATCCTTTAGAAGCCAAAGATTTGCTTAATGGTGACTGGCGTTTATTGTATACCACTAGCAAAAGTCTTCTTGGTTTAGATCGTTTTCCTCTGTTAAAGCTAGGACAAATTTATCAGTGTATTCGCGTACCCCAAGCCAAAGTTTATAATATTGCCGAGATTATCGGCTTACCTATGCTAGAAGGCTTAGTTAGCGTTGCTGCTAGCTTTGAACCAGTTTCCGAACGCCGAGTTAACGTTATGTTTGAACGCTCCATCGTCGGCTTGCAGCGTCTACTCAGTTACAATACCCCCGCAAAACTTATTCAGCAGATTGAATCGGGCAAAAAATTCCTGCCTCTAGATTTTAAAATTGATCGTGGCGATCAAAAAGGCTGGTTGGATATTACCTATTTGGATGAAGATATACGCATTGGTCGAGGAAATGAAGGCAGTGTCTTTGTCTTAACTAAGGAAGTTGCCTGA
- a CDS encoding cyanophycinase, which yields MVTAKNQDRDNSEFEDYAQKSSTGQLIIIGGAEDKEGECTILREFVRRAGGREAKIVIMTVATGLPGEVGNDYRRIFSDMGVDVIDVVDTERQEDVDSPRDLEVIENSTGVFFTGGDQSRITGLLKDTEIDNLLHRKFTQGLVIGGTSAGAAMMPDIMIVEGEGETNPRVDSVTLEPGIGFLSQVAINQHFAQRGRLGRFISALIQQPAVLGFGIDENTAIAVNGDEVEVIGEGAVTIIDVSDIEYTNLKKSLHDESLAICGAKLHILPCGYRFNLQQRKCIY from the coding sequence ATGGTTACAGCTAAAAATCAAGATCGTGACAACTCCGAATTTGAGGATTATGCTCAAAAGTCCTCAACAGGACAGTTAATAATTATTGGTGGTGCTGAAGACAAAGAGGGAGAATGCACAATTTTAAGAGAATTTGTCCGACGCGCAGGGGGTAGAGAAGCCAAAATCGTCATCATGACTGTAGCAACAGGTTTGCCAGGAGAAGTTGGCAATGACTATCGACGTATTTTTAGCGATATGGGCGTAGACGTGATAGACGTTGTTGACACTGAAAGACAAGAGGATGTTGATAGCCCTAGAGATTTAGAAGTTATTGAAAACTCTACGGGAGTGTTTTTTACTGGTGGAGATCAATCTCGCATTACAGGTTTGCTCAAAGACACTGAAATTGATAATTTGTTACATCGGAAATTTACTCAAGGTTTGGTGATTGGCGGTACAAGTGCAGGGGCAGCTATGATGCCTGATATTATGATCGTCGAGGGAGAAGGCGAAACTAATCCCCGTGTCGATAGTGTTACTTTAGAGCCTGGAATAGGCTTTCTCTCACAGGTAGCGATCAATCAACACTTTGCACAAAGAGGAAGGTTAGGTAGATTTATCTCGGCTCTAATTCAACAACCTGCTGTATTAGGGTTTGGGATTGATGAGAATACAGCGATCGCCGTCAACGGTGACGAGGTAGAAGTTATCGGTGAAGGCGCAGTGACCATTATTGATGTTTCAGATATTGAATATACTAATCTCAAAAAATCTCTGCACGATGAGTCTTTAGCAATTTGTGGAGCAAAGTTACATATCTTGCCTTGTGGCTATCGGTTTAATCTTCAGCAAAGAAAATGTATTTACTAA
- a CDS encoding LuxR C-terminal-related transcriptional regulator, whose product MSDDNNDLINPTRLLFELQNINYLNQSLSGCIEPKAIATKITEGLVDKFNCAFVRLWLVESDRIALTLVASSGLYTRLDGDFASVPMGAYKVGKIAQHGIPFLSNQLAEESWVKDRQWAINNHICGFAGLPLAIAGQAIGVLVVFSHQPMPAEFLEALRILCSSVAVALNNAQLYQQESKARLQHHNSNLSTNTPLSEQIANILTNVRLILVGTEKPLNISGNYILLKTAEILKANNCNYCRLTYQSDRLDLESMLVLNSNLKIEALFRDISFVISNIGGKFNTDVLDNNIIKIKLSLLDQHNPKQNIDLSHREQEIIQLLAEGMRDREIAQKLFISDRTVKFHINNAVTKLNAKTRIQAVHRAYSQGLLTSVIESNGSDKIKRQ is encoded by the coding sequence GTGTCTGATGACAATAATGACTTAATCAACCCGACTCGGCTGTTATTTGAGCTACAAAATATTAATTACCTGAATCAAAGTTTATCTGGTTGCATCGAACCAAAAGCGATCGCAACTAAAATAACAGAGGGTTTGGTAGATAAGTTCAACTGTGCTTTTGTACGTCTTTGGCTAGTAGAAAGCGATCGCATTGCCTTAACTTTGGTTGCTTCTTCGGGATTGTATACGCGTCTAGATGGCGATTTTGCCAGTGTACCCATGGGTGCTTACAAAGTAGGAAAAATTGCCCAGCACGGTATTCCTTTTTTAAGTAATCAGTTAGCAGAAGAGTCTTGGGTAAAGGATCGTCAATGGGCAATTAATAACCATATTTGTGGCTTTGCAGGTTTGCCTCTAGCTATTGCTGGTCAAGCAATTGGAGTGCTAGTAGTTTTTAGTCATCAGCCAATGCCAGCCGAGTTTTTAGAAGCATTGAGAATACTCTGTAGTTCGGTAGCGGTAGCTTTAAACAATGCTCAACTATATCAGCAAGAATCTAAAGCACGACTACAGCATCATAATTCAAACTTATCAACTAATACGCCTCTTTCTGAGCAAATAGCCAATATTTTGACTAACGTTCGTTTAATTTTAGTCGGGACGGAAAAACCCTTAAATATTTCTGGCAACTATATATTATTAAAAACCGCAGAAATTCTTAAAGCAAATAACTGTAATTATTGTCGTCTTACTTACCAAAGCGATCGCCTCGATTTAGAATCAATGTTAGTCCTAAATTCAAATTTAAAAATAGAAGCTCTTTTTAGGGATATTAGTTTTGTTATTAGTAATATAGGAGGTAAATTCAATACCGATGTTTTAGACAACAATATAATTAAAATTAAATTATCCCTTCTTGATCAACATAACCCAAAACAAAATATCGATCTTTCCCATAGAGAACAAGAAATAATTCAACTTTTAGCAGAGGGAATGCGCGATCGCGAAATTGCTCAAAAACTTTTTATTAGCGATCGCACCGTCAAATTTCACATCAATAATGCAGTAACCAAATTAAATGCTAAAACTCGTATTCAAGCCGTTCATCGAGCCTATTCACAAGGATTATTAACTTCTGTTATTGAGAGCAATGGTTCGGACAAAATTAAGAGGCAATAG
- a CDS encoding cytochrome P450: MKSLNGPQSSPFVQLMNWIFRPLDFLEECARKYGDTFSLNLMGLPPFTVVSDPQGIEEILSVDAKQFDVGRTNNLAASLLGDNSLVLLDGLQHRRQRKLMMPPFHGEKVKSYAETIGQITEKVANQWQEKSTFVAQKAMQDITLETIMHVVFGLSEGERCLDARSLAPDGDAGSHRYKQIKPPLIELLDLTGSPIKASVIFLPFLQRDLGEWSPWGKVVRRKRKIYELLQAEIDERRANPELLGNDVLSLLMSARDEQGEGLNNIELKDQMMTLLVAGHETTATALSWALYWVHKLPEVKQKLLAELDSLDSDADLLTISRLPYLTAVCNETLRIYPVAFIAFLRFAKSPIKVMGHQFNPEEMLAPTIYLTHHRQDLYPEPKQFKPERFLERQCLGERSLAPVGGAGSHRYSTYEFLPFGGGNRRCIGYALALLEMKLVLAKILTGWDLSLTSDRSILPKRRGATIAPDNGVPLILNGKRSQIAKSMAIAKHT, translated from the coding sequence ATGAAATCCTTAAACGGGCCTCAAAGTTCGCCATTTGTGCAGTTAATGAACTGGATTTTTCGTCCCCTTGATTTTTTGGAAGAATGTGCCAGAAAGTATGGAGATACATTTAGTTTAAATTTAATGGGCTTACCGCCTTTTACCGTAGTCAGCGATCCTCAAGGAATTGAAGAAATCTTGAGCGTAGATGCTAAACAATTTGATGTAGGACGTACTAACAATTTAGCTGCCAGTTTGCTGGGCGACAACTCGTTAGTTTTGCTAGACGGTTTACAGCATCGCCGACAGCGCAAGTTAATGATGCCTCCTTTTCATGGCGAAAAGGTCAAGTCTTACGCCGAAACTATTGGTCAAATTACTGAAAAAGTAGCAAATCAATGGCAAGAAAAATCAACTTTTGTGGCTCAAAAGGCAATGCAGGATATTACCTTAGAGACAATTATGCACGTTGTTTTTGGGTTAAGTGAAGGAGAACGCTGTCTTGATGCGCGTTCCCTTGCGCCTGACGGCGACGCGGGGTCGCATCGCTACAAGCAAATTAAACCCCCGTTAATTGAGTTATTAGACTTAACAGGTTCTCCAATTAAAGCTAGCGTCATCTTTTTACCTTTTTTACAGCGGGATTTGGGTGAGTGGAGTCCTTGGGGTAAGGTTGTAAGACGCAAGCGCAAAATTTACGAGTTATTACAAGCTGAAATTGACGAGAGACGAGCTAATCCAGAATTATTAGGTAACGACGTTCTCAGTTTATTGATGTCTGCCCGCGATGAACAAGGAGAAGGCTTAAATAACATTGAGCTAAAGGATCAGATGATGACTCTTTTGGTAGCAGGACATGAAACTACTGCTACAGCTTTGTCATGGGCTTTGTATTGGGTTCATAAGCTACCAGAAGTCAAACAAAAGTTACTAGCAGAATTGGATAGTTTGGATTCTGATGCCGATCTTTTGACAATCTCTCGCCTGCCCTATTTAACTGCTGTATGCAATGAAACTCTAAGGATTTATCCCGTGGCATTTATTGCTTTTTTACGGTTTGCCAAATCGCCGATTAAAGTTATGGGGCATCAGTTTAACCCAGAAGAAATGCTCGCACCAACTATTTACTTAACTCATCATCGGCAAGATTTATATCCTGAACCCAAGCAATTCAAGCCAGAACGGTTTTTAGAGCGTCAATGTCTTGGTGAGCGTTCCCTTGCGCCTGTCGGCGGCGCGGGGTCTCACCGCTATTCAACCTATGAATTTTTGCCTTTTGGTGGCGGTAATCGTCGTTGTATCGGCTATGCTCTGGCTTTACTGGAAATGAAATTAGTCCTAGCCAAAATCCTAACAGGATGGGATTTGAGCTTAACCAGCGATCGCTCTATTCTTCCTAAGCGTCGCGGTGCTACAATTGCTCCTGATAATGGTGTTCCTTTAATTTTAAACGGCAAACGCAGTCAGATTGCCAAAAGTATGGCGATCGCCAAGCATACCTGA